The Medicago truncatula cultivar Jemalong A17 chromosome 7, MtrunA17r5.0-ANR, whole genome shotgun sequence genome includes the window AGTGTTTATACCAGCAGATACActcaaatcaatcaattcaaATGGACTCTTGCTCATTTTTTAATTCCCGTAACTCAACCACCAAGTTAACATTATGTCACCtggtgtttttcttttaattagtGATTTTTGCTTTGTGAATGTTAGGAAGGGACGAATCCAGTTGTTGTTAATTCAGGGAATAAGAGAAGGAAGCTTAACTCCAAACAAACAGCTGCCATTTTCGATGGAGATGTTATTGAGCTCATTCCTGGTCACTATCTTTTTAAATATCAAGTGTCGCAAAGATCTCCAAAGGTTGCAGACAATAAACATCATGTATGTGTATTTTGTTGTGTTGAATTTGTGTTATAACCACTATTATGTGTAGACTTCAATGAATGATTTCATTGTTTTGCGTCAAATGTGCAGGAACGAGGAAAAAATTCAGCGACACAAAGGCATGATAAAATTGCTGTGACACAAAAGCATGGATCTTCTCGGTCATGTGAAGAGCCTATTCGTGATTTCCGTGTAGCTGATGATCAAATACCTTGCACCTTTCGACTTTTGCGTGTGCAAGGGTTACCGCCTTGGGCAAATACTTCATGTGTTTCAATAAGTGATGTTATACAGGTAGTAAATGATTAGTTATATTAATCATATGAGAAATgctctttcaagtttcaatttataaatgtaacaaaattttCAGCACTTTCGCCACAATTGAGAGAAATTCATGTGGGTTCCGCCACTTTAGAATGAGTGTCTCTAAATAGGAGATTATGATACTGGCATAATTTAATGTGATCCACACAAATTTATCTCAATCAtggagagtgttgaaaagagagtctGAAAGAGTGTGTTACTACTAGTActctttttagttatatttgaTATTATCGTACACTTTTTGCTGCGCTGTCTTGAATTGAATGTTTTAACTTGCGACCATCTGCTAAGAATAATCACACAGTGCTTCAATAGAAAGCTTGCATTGTTTCATGATTGGCTTGAtaactatttttcataaaaacacaAGTTGAATTTAATGTTGGAAAACTTTGGAACTATGCGTTGACTTATTTCAATGGTTATTGTTGGTAGGGGGATATTCTAGTTGCTGTCCTTTCAAACTACATGGTAGACGTTGACTGGTTGGTTCCTGGTGAGTCTTTTGTCGTTGTTCTAGTCTTTCAAAATTGACTCCTCTTTGCTTGTTCTGTTTTCTTCATTCCTGATTTTCCCTGTTTGCATTCTCACTTCAGTTGTATTCTTGAACCTGCTTGGGGATGTTGCACTATTTTATTTAAACTGTTTAGAAGTTTGTTGTTCTTCATTGTATTTTGAAATTGGTGGCTGCAGTTGAGTTGTTAATACTTTTCTCTGCCCTTCCTTCCCACACTTCTCCTTGCtagtatatgataaaatataatcaaaagcCCCAACTCCACATAGTTTGTATGACAAAAAGGATATAACACATGCCCTGTCtaatgatttttattaaaaaattatattagtgTACTTCGCATATTTACATAGACAAAAGGTCTAATAATCAATCTCTTCATGCGGTAGCGTTGTTGGCAAGTCTAGAGTTGTAAATTTTTGGCATATTTGTGTACATTTTGATTGAAgtccttttgttttttcttttctaattttaGCGAGTTTCTCTCTTCCATTATTTTCTTGGTGTAGCATGTCCAGCACTTTCAAAAGTTCCCCATGTGCTTGTTCTTCATGGAGAGAGTGATGAGAGAGTGGCTTGCATTAAGGTTTGTCTCAGATATACTTTATTTGGCAACCTGCTTTGGCAGATTAAATATGTAAGATTTGTAAAACAAATGTTAACTTCCTAATGCTATGGTTGTTAGAGAAGCAAACCTAAAAATTGGATTCTGCACAAACCGCCACTGCCAATTTCATTCGGGACACACCACTCAAAGGCCATGTTTCTTGTATATCCTCGAGGAGTAAGAGTCATTATACACACAGCAAACTTAATTTATGTAGATTGGAACAATAAAAGCCAAGGTCTATGGATGCAAGATTTTCCATGGAAAGATCAAAATAGTCCGAGCAAGGGATCCagatttgaaaatgatttggttGAATATCTCAGTGCATTGAAGGTATATATGTTGGTCTTTTTTACTTCAAAAACTGAGTATATgatcttaagaaaaaaaacggTGCTACAACTGCATTGATGtgacaaaattaataaataatacaacAAAGAAAAGCCTTTTCAAACATAGTGTGGTAAACTACTTGAACTAAGGATGCCATTATGTCCCATACTGCCAAACAACTggatcaaattttttttgagCCTACACTGTTCTGAAAGTATCTGCCATatcatttttactttctcttctGAAAAAGCTTTTCCTTTGATTAAATGAATTTATAGCATTTCtaattatcaacataaattgatCTAAATCTTGTTGATTGATTGGGTTTGCTAGTAGGGTTTGTATTATGGCTATCCATATCATTTATATCGTGACTTATTTGGTGGTTCAGTGGCCAGAATTCTCTGTTAATCTTCCATCCCTTGGAAACTTCAGTATATGTCCATCATTTTTCAAGAAGTTCGATTATAGTGATGCAATGGTATGGTTTCCATTCACCGTTTTTAAATTCATATTCTTGTTAGTCAAAggttattatttattagttaTTATTTCTTTAGCATGATTTCTTACATTGTTGGAACATTGTACATCAGGATATATGATGCTTTTTGCATTATGTTCAGGTTAGATTAATTGCATCTGTACCTGGATATCATTCTGGTAATGGTTTGAAAAAGTGGGGACATATGAAGCTTCGTTCTGTGCTCCAAGAGTGTACATTTGATAAGGAGTTTAAGAAATCCCCCCTTGTTTATCAGGTACTGTGTAGACcaagttatattttttacggttcCAGTTAGTTCGCGATTAATCTTAATTCCTTACTTTATTCCTAT containing:
- the LOC11437867 gene encoding tyrosyl-DNA phosphodiesterase 1, which produces MSFSHSQIGYLIPLNPNSEEKEKASTPKLTISDGTNIIGRNNVPVNDKRLSRKHLTITASADGTANLHVEGTNPVVVNSGNKRRKLNSKQTAAIFDGDVIELIPGHYLFKYQVSQRSPKVADNKHHERGKNSATQRHDKIAVTQKHGSSRSCEEPIRDFRVADDQIPCTFRLLRVQGLPPWANTSCVSISDVIQGDILVAVLSNYMVDVDWLVPACPALSKVPHVLVLHGESDERVACIKRSKPKNWILHKPPLPISFGTHHSKAMFLVYPRGVRVIIHTANLIYVDWNNKSQGLWMQDFPWKDQNSPSKGSRFENDLVEYLSALKWPEFSVNLPSLGNFSICPSFFKKFDYSDAMVRLIASVPGYHSGNGLKKWGHMKLRSVLQECTFDKEFKKSPLVYQFSSLGSLDEKWMVELASSMSAGLSEDKVPLGMGEPQIIWPTVEEVRCSIEGYAAGSAIPSPMKNVEKAFLKKYWAKWKANHTGRTRAMPHIKTFARYNNQNLAWFCLTSSNLSKAAWGALQKNNSQLMIRSYELGVLFLPSLLKPGCGFSCTSNVKQSKDKSPAQETSKMKKTKLVTLTAPTRDTTHSSSEVIIQLPVPYELPPLPYSSEDVPWSWDRRYFKKDDYGQVWPRM